One stretch of Saccharomonospora xinjiangensis XJ-54 DNA includes these proteins:
- the groL gene encoding chaperonin GroEL (60 kDa chaperone family; promotes refolding of misfolded polypeptides especially under stressful conditions; forms two stacked rings of heptamers to form a barrel-shaped 14mer; ends can be capped by GroES; misfolded proteins enter the barrel where they are refolded when GroES binds), with amino-acid sequence MPKQINFDEDARRALERGVDKLADAVKVTLGPRGRHVVLDKKFGGPTITLDGVTVAREIELDDPFENLGAQLAKNVATKTNDVVGDGTTTSTVLAQALVKVGLRNVAAGANPTALGRGIELAAEKVVELLKAKATPVKGRDNIAQVGTVTSRDTTIGALLGEAVEKVGEDGVITVEESSTLATELDITEGVQFDKGYLSAHFATNPEEQRAVLENAYVLLHREKISALADLLPLLEKVAEDKKPLLIIAEDVEGEALSTLVVNSLRKTINAVAVKAPFFGDRRKAFLDDLAVVTGAQVVSSEVGLKLSEVGLDVLGKARRIEVTKDTTTIVDGAGTKDDLQARIAQIRKEIESTDSDWDREKLQERLAKLGGGVAVIRVGAATETELNERKHRIEDAVASTKAAVEEGIVPGGGSALAHIAKELDDLGLTGDEATGVKIVRDALTAPLYWIATNAGHEGAVIVSKVQEQKWGEGLNAATGELTDLLAAGIIDPVKVTRSAVANAASIARLVLTTESSVVEKPEDNGGAAGHGHSH; translated from the coding sequence ATGCCTAAGCAGATCAACTTCGACGAGGACGCTCGTCGGGCGCTCGAACGCGGGGTGGACAAGCTCGCCGACGCGGTGAAGGTGACCCTCGGCCCCCGCGGTCGCCACGTCGTTCTCGACAAGAAGTTCGGCGGGCCCACCATCACGCTGGACGGCGTGACCGTTGCCCGCGAGATCGAACTCGACGACCCGTTCGAAAACCTCGGTGCGCAGCTGGCGAAGAACGTCGCCACCAAGACCAACGACGTGGTCGGCGACGGCACCACGACGTCCACCGTGCTCGCGCAGGCCCTCGTCAAGGTCGGCCTTCGCAACGTGGCGGCAGGCGCCAACCCCACAGCCCTCGGCCGGGGCATCGAACTGGCGGCCGAGAAGGTCGTCGAGTTGCTCAAGGCCAAGGCCACCCCGGTCAAGGGCCGCGACAACATCGCTCAGGTCGGCACCGTCACCTCCCGCGACACCACCATCGGTGCGTTGCTGGGTGAGGCGGTGGAGAAGGTCGGCGAGGACGGCGTGATCACGGTGGAGGAGTCGTCCACACTCGCCACCGAACTCGACATCACCGAGGGCGTGCAGTTCGACAAGGGCTACCTCTCGGCGCACTTCGCCACCAATCCGGAAGAGCAGCGGGCCGTCCTCGAGAACGCCTACGTGCTGCTGCACCGGGAGAAGATCTCGGCTCTGGCCGACCTCCTTCCGCTGCTGGAGAAGGTCGCGGAGGACAAGAAGCCGCTGCTGATCATCGCGGAGGACGTCGAGGGCGAGGCTCTCTCGACCCTGGTGGTCAACTCGCTGCGCAAGACGATCAATGCCGTTGCCGTCAAGGCGCCGTTCTTCGGCGACCGGCGCAAGGCGTTCCTGGACGACCTCGCCGTCGTCACGGGCGCTCAGGTCGTGTCGAGCGAGGTCGGCCTGAAGCTGTCCGAGGTCGGGCTCGACGTACTGGGCAAGGCTCGCCGTATCGAGGTGACCAAGGACACCACCACGATCGTGGACGGCGCGGGCACGAAGGACGACCTACAGGCCCGTATCGCCCAGATCCGCAAGGAGATCGAGAGCACCGACTCCGACTGGGACAGGGAGAAGCTCCAGGAGCGGCTCGCCAAGCTCGGCGGCGGTGTCGCGGTGATCCGTGTGGGTGCTGCCACCGAGACGGAACTGAACGAACGCAAGCACCGTATCGAGGACGCTGTGGCGTCAACCAAGGCCGCCGTCGAGGAGGGCATCGTTCCAGGCGGTGGTTCGGCACTCGCGCACATCGCGAAGGAACTCGACGACCTCGGTCTCACGGGCGACGAGGCCACCGGCGTCAAGATCGTGCGTGATGCGCTGACAGCGCCGCTGTACTGGATCGCCACCAATGCGGGGCACGAGGGCGCTGTCATCGTGTCGAAGGTGCAGGAGCAGAAGTGGGGCGAGGGTCTCAACGCGGCCACCGGTGAACTCACCGATCTGCTTGCCGCGGGCATCATCGACCCCGTGAAGGTCACCCGCTCCGCGGTGGCCAACGCCGCGTCGATCGCCCGGCTGGTGCTGACCACCGAGAGCTCGGTGGTCGAGAAGCCCGAGGACAACGGCGGCGCGGCCGGCCACGGTCACTCGCACTGA
- the groES gene encoding co-chaperone GroES, whose amino-acid sequence MSVNIKPLEDKIVVQTSEAEETTASGLVIPDTAKEKPQEGKVLAVGPGRVDDKGNRIPVDVKEGDVVIYSKYGGTEVKYNGEEYLILSARDVLAVIN is encoded by the coding sequence GTGAGCGTGAACATCAAGCCGCTCGAGGACAAGATCGTTGTCCAGACGAGCGAGGCCGAGGAGACGACGGCCTCGGGCCTCGTCATCCCCGACACCGCGAAGGAGAAGCCCCAGGAGGGCAAGGTCCTGGCCGTTGGCCCGGGCCGCGTCGATGACAAGGGCAACCGCATTCCTGTGGATGTCAAGGAAGGCGACGTCGTCATCTACTCCAAGTACGGCGGCACCGAGGTCAAGTACAACGGCGAGGAGTACTTGATCCTGTCCGCCCGTGACGTGCTGGCCGTCATCAACTGA
- a CDS encoding alkaline phosphatase D family protein produces MPASSEKDPSQTVPSRRQVLLGGAALGTAAFAAAGALGGLAPAARAAAAQGAGVPLRGEVFTLGVASGEPDHHSVVLWTRLATDPLAEDGLGGLGRRAVTVQWELAEDERFRHVVRRGHETTDAEAGYAVHAEIAGLAPGREYFYRFRCGRFLSPTGRTRTAQTPGTFGAAMTMAFASCSQYEHGYFTAYRHLAEDEPDLVLHLGDYIYEYKPDTYVSPDGNVRDHRGPETETLANYRQRYAQYRSDADLQAAHAVAPWLVVPDDHEVDNNWAGDIHEKPHLPQPDFLQRRANAFRAYYENMPLRHRNRPQGSRIQLYRTVSWGSLVNFHMLDTRQYRDDQACGDGWKICEDAVDPARSLTGDDQEQWLLEQFRRSRARWDLLGQQVFFASRVSASGSTSMDAWDGYRGSRERISDGWVEAGVRNPVVLTGDVHTHWANELKADYANPDSPVIGTELVTSSITSGGNGADSDPAEHPDLRRNPHIRFRNNQRGYVRTHISREELRADFRVVEYVTRPGAPVRTRASFVIADRHPGLSEVTPR; encoded by the coding sequence ATGCCCGCTTCCAGTGAGAAGGACCCGTCACAGACAGTGCCGAGCCGCCGCCAGGTGTTGCTCGGTGGAGCCGCGCTGGGAACCGCGGCGTTCGCGGCCGCAGGAGCCCTGGGTGGACTCGCCCCCGCCGCGAGGGCTGCGGCGGCACAGGGTGCCGGTGTGCCTTTGCGCGGCGAGGTGTTCACCCTCGGCGTGGCGTCGGGTGAACCGGACCACCACAGCGTCGTGCTGTGGACCCGGCTCGCGACCGACCCGCTCGCGGAGGACGGGCTCGGCGGTCTGGGCCGCCGAGCTGTCACCGTGCAATGGGAACTCGCCGAGGACGAGCGCTTCCGCCACGTCGTGCGCCGAGGTCACGAGACGACGGACGCCGAGGCTGGATACGCCGTCCACGCCGAAATCGCGGGACTCGCACCGGGGCGTGAGTACTTCTACCGGTTCCGGTGCGGGCGGTTCCTCTCGCCGACCGGACGTACCCGCACGGCGCAGACACCGGGCACATTCGGTGCCGCGATGACGATGGCCTTCGCCTCATGCTCGCAGTACGAGCATGGGTACTTCACCGCTTACCGGCACCTCGCCGAGGACGAACCCGACCTGGTGCTGCACCTCGGCGACTACATCTACGAATACAAACCCGACACGTACGTCTCCCCCGACGGCAACGTCCGCGACCATCGGGGCCCCGAAACCGAGACACTCGCGAACTACCGCCAGCGCTACGCACAGTACCGCTCCGACGCCGACCTGCAGGCCGCACACGCCGTCGCGCCGTGGCTCGTCGTGCCGGACGACCACGAGGTGGACAACAACTGGGCAGGCGACATCCACGAGAAGCCCCACCTCCCCCAGCCCGACTTCCTGCAGCGCCGCGCCAACGCGTTCCGCGCCTACTACGAGAACATGCCGTTGCGCCACCGCAACCGCCCGCAGGGCTCGCGCATCCAGCTCTATCGCACCGTGTCGTGGGGTTCGCTGGTGAACTTCCACATGCTCGACACCCGCCAGTACCGCGACGACCAGGCCTGCGGTGACGGGTGGAAGATCTGCGAGGACGCCGTGGACCCCGCACGCTCGCTCACCGGCGACGACCAGGAGCAGTGGCTGCTGGAGCAGTTCCGGCGTTCCCGCGCTCGCTGGGATCTGCTCGGCCAGCAGGTGTTCTTCGCCAGCAGGGTGAGCGCCTCCGGTTCGACGAGCATGGACGCCTGGGACGGCTACCGCGGCTCGCGGGAACGCATCAGCGACGGCTGGGTCGAGGCCGGTGTCCGGAATCCCGTTGTGCTCACCGGGGACGTCCACACGCATTGGGCCAACGAGCTCAAGGCCGACTACGCGAACCCCGACAGCCCCGTGATCGGCACCGAGCTGGTGACCAGCTCGATCACCTCGGGCGGCAACGGAGCGGACTCCGACCCCGCAGAGCACCCAGACCTGCGGCGTAACCCGCACATCCGGTTCCGCAACAACCAGCGCGGCTACGTCCGCACGCACATCTCCAGGGAAGAGCTGCGCGCCGACTTCCGGGTGGTCGAGTACGTCACCCGGCCCGGCGCGCCGGTGCGTACGCGGGCGTCGTTCGTGATCGCCGACCGGCATCCTGGCCTGTCCGAGGTGACACCGCGCTGA
- the tsaD gene encoding tRNA (adenosine(37)-N6)-threonylcarbamoyltransferase complex transferase subunit TsaD — MPKIIMGVESSCDETGIGLVRLHDDGTVELLADEVASSVEQHARFGGVVPEVASRAHLEAMVPTVRRAFDSAGLTLSDVDAIAVTAGPGLAGALLVGVSAAKAYAAALNVPLYGVNHLAGHIAVDTLQHGPLPTPSLALLVSGGHTQLLRVDDIASKITEIGSTVDDAAGEAYDKVARVLGLPYPGGPPIDKAAQEGDPGAIAFPRGMTGPRDPAFDFSFSGLKTAVARWVEGAQARGEQVPVADVAASFQEAVADVLTAKAVRAATESGIGTLVISGGVAANSRLAGLAAERCAEAGIELRVPRPRLCTDNGAMIAALGAHLVAAGCAPSPLDLSANPALPVSTVCV, encoded by the coding sequence ATGCCCAAGATCATCATGGGCGTGGAGAGTTCGTGCGACGAGACAGGCATCGGGCTCGTGCGGTTGCACGACGACGGCACCGTCGAACTGCTCGCCGACGAGGTCGCCAGCAGTGTGGAGCAGCATGCGCGCTTCGGAGGCGTGGTGCCCGAGGTCGCGAGCCGGGCCCACCTCGAAGCCATGGTTCCCACGGTGCGCAGGGCGTTCGACAGCGCGGGCCTCACCCTTTCCGATGTCGATGCCATCGCGGTGACGGCGGGCCCAGGGCTGGCCGGCGCGCTTCTCGTCGGCGTGTCGGCGGCGAAAGCCTACGCCGCGGCGCTGAACGTCCCGCTGTACGGCGTGAACCACCTCGCAGGGCACATCGCCGTCGATACCCTCCAGCACGGGCCGTTGCCCACACCATCACTGGCGTTGCTGGTGTCCGGTGGACATACACAACTTCTGCGCGTGGACGACATCGCCAGCAAGATCACGGAGATCGGGTCCACAGTGGACGACGCAGCAGGAGAGGCCTACGACAAGGTGGCCCGCGTGCTCGGCCTGCCCTACCCTGGCGGCCCTCCCATCGACAAAGCTGCTCAGGAGGGCGATCCGGGCGCGATCGCGTTCCCCAGAGGCATGACCGGCCCGCGCGACCCGGCTTTCGACTTCTCGTTCTCGGGTTTGAAGACCGCGGTCGCGAGGTGGGTCGAAGGTGCGCAGGCGAGGGGAGAGCAGGTACCCGTCGCCGACGTCGCCGCATCGTTCCAGGAAGCCGTCGCCGATGTGCTCACGGCCAAGGCTGTGCGGGCCGCCACGGAGTCCGGCATCGGCACCCTCGTCATCTCCGGTGGTGTCGCGGCGAACTCGCGCCTCGCCGGTCTTGCTGCCGAGCGTTGCGCGGAGGCCGGCATCGAGTTGCGGGTGCCGAGGCCCCGGTTGTGTACGGACAACGGCGCGATGATCGCGGCGCTCGGCGCGCACCTCGTGGCGGCAGGTTGCGCGCCGAGCCCCCTTGATCTCTCGGCGAATCCCGCACTGCCCGTCAGCACCGTCTGCGTGTGA
- the rimI gene encoding ribosomal protein S18-alanine N-acetyltransferase produces MRLEPLRRRHIRACVEIERLLFPGDSPWSASAFHAELDAGGYYLVALDEQDMLVGYAGLALMGTPGDWEGGLHTIAVHPDRQGEGIGTALLRSLLARADELRAPVVLEVRTDNDTAITLYERHGFERVGIRRRYYQPSGADAFTMVRPARRTQEVTG; encoded by the coding sequence GTGAGGCTCGAACCCCTGCGACGACGTCACATTCGCGCGTGCGTGGAGATCGAGCGGTTGCTGTTTCCCGGCGACAGCCCGTGGAGTGCCTCGGCTTTCCACGCCGAGCTCGACGCGGGCGGGTACTACCTCGTCGCGCTGGACGAACAGGACATGCTTGTCGGCTACGCCGGCCTCGCTCTGATGGGCACACCCGGTGACTGGGAGGGGGGCCTCCACACCATCGCCGTGCACCCCGATCGCCAGGGCGAGGGCATCGGCACTGCGCTGTTGCGTTCCCTGCTCGCGCGCGCCGACGAGTTGCGCGCCCCGGTGGTTCTGGAGGTCCGCACGGACAACGACACCGCCATCACGTTGTACGAGCGACACGGCTTCGAGCGCGTCGGTATCCGGAGGCGGTACTACCAGCCCTCGGGCGCCGACGCTTTCACGATGGTGCGGCCCGCCCGCCGCACGCAGGAGGTGACAGGCTGA
- the tsaB gene encoding tRNA (adenosine(37)-N6)-threonylcarbamoyltransferase complex dimerization subunit type 1 TsaB: MLVLAIDTATPAVTAGVVDLGEQSVTVLAERVTHDARAHGELLTPHALDAVGRSGVTLADIEAVVCGVGPGPFTGLRAGIVTAAALAHSLGIPAYPVCSLDAIAADVVNDTGVAEPFLVVTDARRREVYWAAYTRDGRRTDGPGVSKPAELDQVVRHVEQATPSPAGLARAAAPDVLARAEPAPLTPLYLRRPDATVPGARKRVTAQ, from the coding sequence GTGCTTGTACTCGCCATCGACACCGCCACACCCGCCGTCACGGCCGGTGTCGTAGACCTCGGGGAACAGTCGGTCACCGTGCTGGCCGAACGCGTGACGCACGACGCCCGCGCGCACGGCGAGTTGCTCACGCCGCACGCGCTCGACGCCGTCGGCCGGTCGGGCGTGACACTGGCCGACATCGAGGCCGTGGTGTGCGGCGTGGGACCCGGCCCGTTCACCGGCCTCCGCGCGGGCATCGTCACGGCAGCCGCGCTGGCGCACAGCCTCGGCATTCCCGCCTATCCGGTGTGCAGCCTCGACGCCATCGCCGCCGATGTGGTCAACGACACCGGAGTCGCCGAGCCGTTCCTCGTCGTCACGGATGCCCGTCGCCGCGAGGTCTACTGGGCGGCCTACACCCGCGACGGCCGCAGAACCGACGGCCCGGGCGTGTCGAAACCGGCCGAGCTGGATCAGGTGGTACGCCACGTCGAGCAGGCCACACCGAGCCCCGCAGGGCTGGCCCGCGCCGCGGCTCCCGACGTGCTCGCCCGCGCGGAACCTGCCCCGCTGACCCCTCTCTACCTGCGCCGCCCCGACGCCACCGTGCCCGGCGCGCGGAAGCGGGTGACGGCGCAGTGA
- a CDS encoding DUF5701 family protein translates to MTPKIHDAEKEFDRQVGRLVELGYPHAAGLTDEQFASAVAPLRECVAAAGTGEHDPERGRVAFALVVTRQLVPIEETMPRTTLHGRTKPGFIDHSFEEGSLARFVATDVVELPEARAYLVVDVNRGEEFCGAVPADAMAEIADRGRTALTIEEGIALLTLFPEVLVKNKCYMLGGSRCGDRRVPALWISQNAPKLGWCWERNPHTWLGMASAGGRMAAG, encoded by the coding sequence ATGACTCCGAAGATCCACGACGCTGAGAAGGAGTTCGATCGGCAGGTCGGGCGGCTGGTCGAACTCGGCTACCCGCACGCGGCCGGTCTGACGGACGAGCAGTTCGCGAGCGCGGTGGCGCCACTACGCGAGTGCGTGGCCGCGGCGGGGACCGGCGAGCACGATCCTGAACGCGGGCGCGTCGCGTTCGCGCTGGTGGTGACGCGGCAGTTGGTCCCGATCGAGGAGACCATGCCGAGGACGACACTGCACGGGAGAACCAAGCCGGGATTCATCGATCACTCGTTCGAAGAAGGCTCACTCGCACGGTTCGTGGCCACGGACGTGGTGGAACTGCCGGAAGCACGTGCCTACCTGGTGGTGGACGTCAACCGGGGCGAGGAGTTCTGCGGCGCCGTGCCGGCCGACGCGATGGCCGAGATCGCCGATCGCGGTCGCACAGCACTGACCATCGAGGAGGGCATCGCACTCCTGACGCTCTTCCCCGAGGTACTCGTGAAGAACAAGTGCTACATGCTCGGCGGATCGCGGTGCGGCGACCGTCGAGTGCCTGCTCTTTGGATCAGCCAGAACGCCCCCAAACTGGGCTGGTGCTGGGAGCGCAACCCGCACACGTGGCTGGGCATGGCCTCGGCGGGAGGCCGGATGGCGGCGGGGTAA
- a CDS encoding Vgb family protein, with protein sequence MTRTVITEHPVPADSGSGTGPYGITTGPDGALWFTMARAGCIGRLVPGQEPTIHRLDPECGPTVIVSGPDGALWFTEYQGHRIGRVTVDGEITEFATPTAQAGPYGLTAGPDGALWFTEINADRIGRITTSGEITEYPLPLRGAFPSMIVTGSDGALWFTLNQANAIGRMAIDGTVTVHELPTEAAGPVGLTAGTDDALWFVEIMAGQIGRITTEGRITEYPLPDRAAKPHAIAAGADGRQWFTEWGTGRVGSITSDGVIEVHDLPGANTEPHGITVGPDGAVWAALESGALARVEVKR encoded by the coding sequence GTGACGAGAACTGTCATCACGGAACACCCGGTGCCCGCGGATTCGGGGAGTGGCACCGGACCGTACGGAATCACCACGGGCCCCGACGGTGCACTGTGGTTCACCATGGCCCGCGCCGGGTGCATCGGACGGCTCGTCCCAGGTCAGGAGCCCACGATCCACCGGCTCGACCCGGAGTGTGGACCCACCGTGATCGTCAGCGGGCCCGACGGCGCGCTGTGGTTCACCGAGTATCAGGGCCACCGCATCGGCCGCGTCACCGTGGACGGCGAGATCACCGAGTTCGCCACGCCCACGGCGCAAGCCGGACCGTACGGGCTCACGGCAGGGCCGGACGGAGCGTTGTGGTTCACGGAGATCAACGCAGACCGCATCGGCCGCATCACCACAAGCGGCGAGATCACCGAATATCCGCTGCCCCTACGTGGCGCATTTCCGTCGATGATCGTCACCGGGTCGGACGGTGCGCTGTGGTTCACGTTGAACCAGGCGAACGCCATCGGGCGCATGGCCATCGACGGCACAGTGACGGTGCACGAACTGCCCACGGAGGCAGCGGGGCCTGTCGGGCTCACCGCCGGTACCGACGACGCGCTGTGGTTCGTCGAGATCATGGCGGGTCAGATCGGGCGCATCACCACAGAAGGCCGGATCACGGAGTATCCGCTGCCCGACCGTGCCGCGAAACCGCACGCCATCGCAGCCGGTGCCGACGGCAGACAGTGGTTCACCGAGTGGGGGACGGGCCGCGTCGGCTCCATCACGTCCGATGGCGTGATCGAGGTACATGACCTTCCCGGTGCGAACACCGAACCGCACGGCATCACCGTCGGACCCGACGGGGCCGTGTGGGCCGCGCTGGAGAGCGGCGCGCTGGCGCGTGTCGAGGTCAAACGTTGA
- a CDS encoding CatB-related O-acetyltransferase, producing the protein MTPDPTTVHPLPAHDRVVFLKALVTSPKIVVGDYTYYDDPEHATEFESRNVLYGYGPEKLVIGRYCAIASGTTFLMAGAEHPTMGVSTYPFTMFGGAWAERTLDLVTDMPSRGDTVVGNDAWIGYRATVLPGVRIGDGAIIAAGAVVTADVPPYTVVGGNPARPIRARFDDADVERLLRAAWWNWPADLVTEHARTIMAGTPAEVLRVAEEHGLEQNL; encoded by the coding sequence ATGACGCCAGACCCCACGACCGTCCACCCGCTTCCCGCCCACGATCGGGTGGTCTTCCTCAAGGCATTGGTGACCTCACCCAAGATCGTTGTAGGCGATTACACCTACTACGACGACCCCGAGCATGCGACCGAGTTCGAGAGCCGCAACGTTCTCTACGGTTACGGGCCGGAAAAGCTGGTCATCGGCCGATACTGCGCCATCGCCTCCGGAACGACCTTCCTGATGGCGGGCGCCGAGCACCCCACGATGGGGGTGTCCACCTACCCGTTCACGATGTTCGGCGGAGCGTGGGCCGAGCGAACGCTTGACCTTGTCACCGACATGCCCAGCAGGGGTGACACCGTCGTGGGCAACGACGCGTGGATCGGGTACCGGGCCACCGTGCTGCCCGGCGTGCGGATTGGCGACGGCGCCATCATCGCCGCAGGCGCGGTGGTGACCGCTGACGTGCCTCCCTACACCGTGGTCGGCGGTAACCCGGCACGGCCGATCCGTGCCCGATTCGACGACGCCGACGTGGAACGGTTGCTCCGTGCCGCCTGGTGGAACTGGCCTGCCGACCTGGTCACCGAACACGCTCGCACGATCATGGCCGGTACCCCGGCTGAGGTCCTTCGCGTGGCGGAAGAACACGGACTGGAGCAGAACCTGTGA
- a CDS encoding TetR/AcrR family transcriptional regulator — translation MGTRKQGLRELKKHRTRENISLHATRLFMERGFDNVTIAEIAAAAQVSKMTVTNYFPRKEDLAWELNERFADMPAKAVRARRPGEGALAAVRRACLEQVAEQDPMAGFSGPSFARMVADSPVLVARLLHFHDYREKSLARVLAEETGATENDITHRLVAAQLNAVLRLMFEETVRLTLEGLANDVITEEVTRAAEIAFDALEPSFGDYAVRV, via the coding sequence ATGGGAACACGAAAGCAGGGCCTCAGGGAGTTGAAGAAGCACCGGACCAGGGAGAACATCTCGCTGCACGCGACGAGGCTCTTCATGGAACGCGGCTTCGACAACGTGACGATCGCCGAGATCGCCGCCGCTGCGCAGGTCTCCAAGATGACCGTCACCAACTACTTCCCCCGCAAGGAAGACCTGGCGTGGGAGCTCAACGAGCGCTTCGCGGACATGCCGGCGAAAGCCGTCCGCGCCCGGCGACCCGGCGAGGGGGCGCTGGCTGCGGTGCGGCGCGCCTGTCTCGAGCAAGTGGCCGAGCAAGACCCGATGGCGGGGTTCTCCGGGCCGAGTTTCGCCCGCATGGTGGCCGACAGTCCCGTGCTGGTGGCGCGGCTCCTGCACTTCCACGACTACCGGGAGAAGTCGCTCGCACGAGTCCTCGCTGAGGAGACGGGTGCGACCGAGAACGACATCACCCACCGGCTCGTCGCGGCACAACTCAACGCCGTACTCCGGCTGATGTTCGAGGAGACCGTGCGACTCACCCTGGAGGGCCTCGCCAACGACGTGATCACGGAGGAGGTCACTCGCGCCGCAGAGATCGCCTTCGACGCGCTCGAACCGTCATTCGGTGACTACGCGGTGCGGGTCTGA
- the tsaE gene encoding tRNA (adenosine(37)-N6)-threonylcarbamoyltransferase complex ATPase subunit type 1 TsaE: MTQVNVELPTPEAAMAFGRALGKLLRAGDLVLLAGPLGAGKTTMTRGIADGMGVSGRVSSPTFVLARVHPAGESGVPLVHVDAYRLAGDLAQLDDLDLDTELDRAAMVVEWGEGMAERLAEDHLVVRLDRRPDDVRVVTLEPHGAWVARVSAARLAG; this comes from the coding sequence GTGACCCAGGTGAATGTCGAGCTGCCGACGCCCGAAGCCGCCATGGCGTTCGGGCGAGCGCTGGGCAAGCTGCTGCGAGCGGGTGACCTGGTGTTGCTGGCCGGTCCTCTCGGGGCGGGCAAGACGACGATGACCCGAGGCATCGCCGACGGCATGGGCGTGTCGGGGCGGGTGAGTTCGCCGACGTTCGTGCTGGCCCGTGTGCACCCGGCGGGGGAGTCGGGTGTGCCGCTGGTGCATGTTGACGCCTACCGGCTCGCCGGTGATCTCGCCCAGCTCGACGATCTCGATCTCGACACCGAACTCGATCGCGCCGCGATGGTGGTCGAGTGGGGCGAGGGCATGGCGGAACGGCTCGCCGAGGACCATCTCGTCGTCCGGCTCGACCGCCGCCCCGACGATGTCCGCGTGGTGACCCTCGAACCGCACGGTGCCTGGGTGGCGCGGGTGTCGGCCGCGCGTTTAGCGGGCTAA
- a CDS encoding alpha/beta fold hydrolase: protein MSLSGEGALMGPFAGSRSDRTSTIAADDGAPLAVEEIEPVDGRARIAVVAVHGFALSRRSWFFQRQELAKAALPGVKHVYYDHRGHGQSAPSDARQSTIEQLALDLHAVLRTVAADTPVVLVGHSMGGMVIMELAQTCPELFAERVRGVGLIATAAGEIGAQGLPRSLLSKYNPLTRGVGELAEWQPGLVEFVRAAGGQLTRAAVRRLAFGSQDVPGELVDFMLEMLRETPVRQLTHFVDTLGSHNRYAALAGLKHTEVVVIGGDSDRLTPFAHAERIAAEVPRAKLVCVEGGGHMVHLEHHALVNRHLAELVRRVR from the coding sequence ATGTCCCTTTCCGGTGAGGGTGCGCTGATGGGCCCGTTCGCGGGCTCCCGATCCGACCGGACCTCCACCATCGCGGCTGACGACGGCGCACCACTGGCCGTGGAGGAGATCGAGCCGGTTGACGGGCGGGCGCGTATCGCGGTGGTGGCGGTGCACGGTTTCGCGCTTTCCCGGCGTAGCTGGTTCTTCCAGCGCCAGGAGCTGGCGAAGGCGGCGTTACCCGGTGTCAAGCACGTCTACTACGACCACCGAGGACACGGCCAGTCGGCTCCGTCGGACGCGCGGCAGAGCACCATCGAGCAACTCGCGCTTGACCTGCATGCCGTGCTGCGGACGGTGGCCGCCGACACGCCGGTCGTGCTGGTCGGGCATTCCATGGGCGGCATGGTGATCATGGAACTGGCGCAGACCTGCCCGGAGCTGTTCGCCGAGCGGGTGCGGGGCGTCGGGTTGATCGCCACGGCAGCGGGGGAGATCGGCGCACAGGGGCTTCCGCGCTCACTGCTGTCGAAATACAACCCGCTCACGCGAGGAGTCGGCGAGCTGGCGGAATGGCAGCCGGGGCTGGTGGAGTTCGTCCGGGCGGCTGGCGGCCAGCTCACGAGGGCGGCGGTGCGACGGCTCGCGTTCGGCAGCCAGGACGTGCCTGGCGAGCTGGTGGACTTCATGTTGGAGATGTTGCGGGAGACACCCGTGCGGCAGCTCACGCATTTCGTGGACACGCTGGGCAGCCACAACCGGTACGCGGCGCTGGCGGGGTTGAAGCACACCGAGGTGGTGGTGATCGGGGGTGACTCGGATCGTCTGACCCCGTTCGCCCATGCCGAGCGCATCGCCGCCGAGGTGCCTCGCGCGAAGCTGGTGTGTGTCGAAGGTGGAGGGCACATGGTGCACCTGGAGCACCATGCTCTCGTGAACCGGCACCTCGCCGAGCTGGTTCGCCGGGTGCGGTGA